A segment of the Larus michahellis unplaced genomic scaffold, bLarMic1.1 SCAFFOLD_34, whole genome shotgun sequence genome:
tcagaggggatcctcagcacggccctgaagatctgcacataggacagcacgatgaacacaaaacacacaaaagctaaaaaacacGCTAatacaagaagcccaacttccctgaggtaggagtgtgagcaggagagcttgaggatctgggggatttcacagaagaactggtccagggcattgccctggcagaggggcagggaaaatgtattggccgtgtgcaggagagcatagagaaacccactgccccaggcagctgctgccatgtggacacaagctctgctgcccaggagggtcccgtagtgcaggggtttgcagatggcaacgtagcggtcataggacatgatggtgagaagataaaactctgctgcagcacagaaaaagaaaaaaaagacttgtgcaacacatcctgtgtaggaaatggccctggtacccaagagggaattggccatggttTTGGGGAGAGTAgtagagatggagcccaggtccagaacagagaggttgaggaggaagaagtacatgggggtgtggaggcggtggtcacaggcgatggcggtgatgatgaggccgttgcccaggagggcagccaggtagatgcccaggaagaaccagaagtgcaagagctgcagctcccgtgtgtctgcgaacgccaggaggaggaactgggtgatggagctgctgttggacatttgctctttcttagcatgggggccttgtccaaaggaggaaaaaaacagaaaaaaaattaggacagacaccttatagcaaagacagtctccttttctgtgtgtttttgattttctaccatcacgtccggtaactgttctttttaggggaagaaatcctcatttttatgactgaaaatgtggaaaatgtggagtcttaagaCAGGACCGGACACAGGGCTCTAATCTCTGTTGTttagtgcagagtcaggagagctgcagtgtccatcagtcttttctCCATCTACCCTGCGCTTCTGTTTGTGCTGCATTGAaaatgacttcacacacaaattcctcttaaaaaacaaacccaaacaaataactgaactcatatgggaacagcggagcactgtttgaaaggacaaatataaaaattcttctctttcccaaaccagagttagagctgtgatggagagagcaggacacaacccctcacagagacaatcaaaggactctgcgaggacagtgccCGACCCCcaaggaaaggctcagccctccctaggaacccacaggagagctctgcctttctgggggcagctggcaagcccagcaggacaggcaaagcagagagtctggggtcccggagacgaggtgttctgaggggagagtcagctcattgcccagcagagaatgcccagaagacgtctccagtgaaggaccaacagagagatgcctgaacgccccctccccagtgcgtgttggcagtttcccccagcccttgcccatgtctctgctgcctggagctgcccctgccaggagctgctgctctgtgcccacgtctcctccctgtccctgctcccacagcccatcccacccgctgggggctcagctctgccctgcagacccctcctggcagcagggcactgcccagggccatct
Coding sequences within it:
- the LOC141737375 gene encoding olfactory receptor 14J1-like, with translation MSNSSSITQFLLLAFADTRELQLLHFWFFLGIYLAALLGNGLIITAIACDHRLHTPMYFFLLNLSVLDLGSISTTLPKTMANSLLGTRAISYTGCVAQVFFFFFCAAAEFYLLTIMSYDRYVAICKPLHYGTLLGSRACVHMAAAAWGSGFLYALLHTANTFSLPLCQGNALDQFFCEIPQILKLSCSHSYLREVGLLVLACFLAFVCFVFIVLSYVQIFRAVLRIPSEQGRHKAFSMCLPHLAVVSLFVSTAVFAYLKPPSISSPSLDLVVAVLYSVVPPAVNPLIYSMRNQELKDALWKLMTRLFSAAINCLLQITHNVIHYTPSPSSIALVRG